In a genomic window of Rhodovulum sp. P5:
- a CDS encoding RND transporter gives MSRFLDELPLSLVVVMALSIGLAPFLPEPHIWEKLKMLAAGELRRGIDLFDLCLHGAPWLLLMAKVGRMVVSR, from the coding sequence ATGTCCCGCTTTCTCGATGAACTGCCCCTGTCGCTGGTCGTGGTCATGGCGCTGAGCATCGGGCTGGCCCCGTTCCTGCCGGAGCCGCATATCTGGGAAAAGCTGAAGATGCTGGCGGCCGGAGAGTTGCGCCGCGGCATCGATCTCTTCGATCTGTGCCTGCATGGCGCGCCGTGGCTTCTGTTGATGGCCAAAGTTGGCCGGATGGTCGTCAGCCGATAA
- the htpX gene encoding zinc metalloprotease HtpX, with the protein MSYMKTAMLMAAMTALFMGLGYLIGGGAGMVLALVFAAGMNVFTWWGSDKMVMRMYNAQVIGPGDRTGLYDMVAGLVRRADMPMPAVYIIDQPQPNAFATGRNPENAAVAVTTGLLQRLSREEIAGVVAHELAHIKNRDTAIMTVTATFAGAISAIANFALFFGGNRDNQMGFVGTLAMAILAPMAAGLVQMAISRTREYEADRVGAEICGNPLWLASALRGIQTAAERIDNHVAERNPATAHMFIINPLHAHKIDNLFSTHPNTENRIAALEAMAGKPTPAARPARGPVQGAAGPWAGRATARAPERKGPWS; encoded by the coding sequence ATGTCCTACATGAAAACCGCAATGCTGATGGCGGCGATGACAGCCCTGTTCATGGGGCTTGGCTATCTGATCGGTGGTGGTGCCGGCATGGTGCTGGCGCTGGTCTTTGCCGCGGGGATGAACGTCTTCACCTGGTGGGGATCCGACAAGATGGTGATGCGCATGTATAATGCGCAGGTCATCGGCCCCGGCGACCGCACCGGGCTTTACGACATGGTGGCGGGGCTGGTGCGCCGGGCCGACATGCCGATGCCCGCGGTCTATATCATCGATCAGCCCCAGCCGAACGCCTTTGCCACCGGCCGCAACCCCGAAAACGCGGCGGTGGCCGTCACAACGGGGCTGCTGCAACGTCTGAGCCGGGAAGAGATCGCCGGCGTCGTCGCCCATGAACTGGCGCATATCAAGAACCGCGACACCGCGATCATGACCGTGACGGCGACCTTCGCCGGGGCGATCTCCGCGATTGCGAACTTCGCGCTGTTCTTCGGTGGCAACCGCGACAACCAGATGGGGTTTGTCGGGACGCTTGCGATGGCGATTCTGGCGCCGATGGCGGCGGGGCTGGTGCAGATGGCGATCAGCCGCACCCGGGAATACGAGGCCGACCGCGTGGGGGCCGAGATCTGCGGCAATCCGCTGTGGCTGGCCTCTGCCCTGCGCGGCATCCAGACCGCGGCAGAGCGGATCGACAACCACGTGGCAGAGCGCAACCCCGCCACCGCGCATATGTTCATCATCAACCCGCTTCATGCGCACAAGATCGACAACCTGTTTTCCACCCACCCCAACACCGAAAACCGCATTGCCGCGCTGGAGGCGATGGCCGGCAAGCCGACGCCGGCGGCACGGCCTGCGCGGGGTCCGGTACAGGGGGCGGCCGGTCCCTGGGCGGGGCGGGCAACGGCGCGAGCGCCCGAACGCAAGGGCCCGTGGTCCTGA
- a CDS encoding 4-alpha-glucanotransferase codes for MSDALAALSRHAGILPGYRDLTGAWHETTPEVTRCLLSAMGLADAPPAETLEAMKAAEAARPLPDWLVIEAGTAPRLAPKTGDDWRLELEDGSVAEGRAGEDLALPPLPLGLHRLTMAGHETTLLAAPASLPLPSRGWGVTLPLYGLRDAATGGLGDYDDLRAVVSGIGAQGAGFVGINPIHAGFPTDPGAISPYSPSSRRRFSVAHIACAGEGRVPGAELVEYPPAVAARLACLRAAFAALTPEDAVALDAFRKAGGPDLQRFAIHQALADRHGPYWTDWPADLHSPDSAAVARFAAEHLQDVAFHAWLQFRAEAQLAAVAEAGRAVGMAQGLYLDLAVGTHPAGAETWADPGLFAQGVSLGAPPDAFAPQGQAWNLAPMIPAALAARGFRPLAETLRAQLKFAGLLRIDHILGFDRAFWVPQDGPGAYVAMPREALLAVARIEAAGAGAALVGEDLGVVPDGLQAALAGAGIMGCRLAMFSPDTGHWPEAVLASFGTHDLPPFAGWTAGADIGWHVRLGHIEVASAAAMQDARGRDVAALAGHAGDTGADAMHALLAQSPARLVAVQAEDVLGLADQPNLPGTVDSHPNWRRRLGKGPAEIANDPGLGRVAAIMRAAGRGCDAGPTVG; via the coding sequence GTGAGCGATGCGCTGGCGGCGCTGTCGCGGCATGCCGGGATCCTGCCGGGCTATCGCGACCTGACGGGCGCATGGCACGAAACCACACCAGAGGTCACCCGGTGCCTCTTGTCCGCGATGGGCTTGGCCGACGCACCACCGGCCGAGACGTTGGAGGCCATGAAGGCCGCCGAGGCGGCCCGGCCCCTGCCGGACTGGCTGGTGATCGAGGCCGGAACAGCGCCGCGGCTTGCCCCCAAGACGGGTGACGACTGGCGACTGGAACTGGAGGACGGCAGCGTCGCCGAGGGACGGGCAGGGGAGGACCTTGCCCTGCCGCCCCTGCCGCTTGGGCTGCATCGCCTGACCATGGCGGGGCATGAGACCACGCTTTTGGCTGCCCCCGCATCGCTGCCGCTGCCGTCCCGTGGCTGGGGGGTGACCCTGCCGCTTTATGGCCTGCGCGATGCCGCGACGGGGGGCTTGGGCGATTATGACGACCTGCGGGCCGTGGTGTCCGGTATCGGCGCGCAAGGCGCCGGGTTCGTCGGGATAAATCCGATCCACGCGGGGTTTCCGACCGACCCCGGCGCGATCAGCCCCTATTCGCCCTCCAGCCGCCGCCGGTTCAGCGTGGCGCATATCGCCTGTGCGGGGGAGGGGCGCGTGCCGGGGGCTGAACTGGTGGAGTATCCACCCGCCGTCGCGGCGCGGCTGGCCTGCCTGAGGGCGGCCTTCGCGGCGCTGACACCCGAGGACGCCGTGGCGCTGGACGCGTTTCGGAAGGCCGGTGGGCCAGACTTGCAGCGCTTCGCGATCCATCAGGCACTGGCGGATCGCCACGGCCCCTACTGGACCGACTGGCCCGCCGATCTGCACTCCCCCGACTCTGCGGCCGTCGCCCGTTTTGCGGCAGAGCATCTACAAGACGTTGCCTTCCACGCCTGGCTGCAATTCCGGGCCGAGGCGCAACTGGCCGCGGTGGCAGAGGCCGGGCGCGCTGTGGGCATGGCACAGGGGCTCTACCTTGATCTCGCCGTGGGCACCCATCCCGCAGGGGCGGAGACATGGGCCGACCCGGGGCTTTTTGCGCAGGGCGTCTCGCTTGGCGCGCCGCCCGATGCCTTCGCGCCGCAGGGGCAGGCGTGGAACCTGGCGCCGATGATCCCCGCAGCCTTGGCCGCACGCGGGTTCCGGCCGCTGGCAGAGACCTTGCGCGCACAACTGAAATTCGCGGGGCTTCTGAGGATCGACCATATTCTCGGGTTCGACCGCGCCTTCTGGGTGCCGCAGGACGGCCCCGGCGCCTATGTCGCGATGCCGCGGGAGGCGCTCTTGGCCGTCGCCCGGATCGAGGCCGCCGGTGCCGGCGCCGCCTTGGTGGGCGAGGATCTGGGCGTGGTGCCCGACGGCCTGCAGGCAGCGCTTGCGGGGGCGGGGATCATGGGCTGTCGCCTTGCGATGTTCTCCCCCGATACGGGGCATTGGCCCGAGGCGGTGCTGGCCAGTTTCGGCACCCATGACCTGCCGCCCTTCGCCGGATGGACGGCCGGGGCCGATATCGGCTGGCACGTCCGGCTTGGCCATATCGAGGTCGCCAGCGCCGCGGCGATGCAGGACGCGCGCGGACGGGACGTTGCGGCCCTTGCCGGGCACGCTGGGGACACGGGCGCCGATGCGATGCACGCGCTATTGGCGCAGTCGCCCGCCCGGTTGGTGGCCGTGCAGGCCGAGGATGTGCTGGGCCTTGCCGACCAGCCCAACCTGCCCGGCACCGTCGACAGCCACCCGAACTGGCGCAGGCGGCTGGGCAAGGGACCTGCCGAAATCGCAAACGACCCCGGTCTCGGGCGCGTGGCTGCGATCATGCGCGCCGCGGGGCGGGGCTGCGATGCGGGGCCGACAGTGGGCTGA
- the glgX gene encoding glycogen debranching protein GlgX, protein MTIPTMMTAGRPDPLGASFDGDGVNFAVFSENASRMVLCLFDDRTGEEVARLDFPERTHHVWHGYVEGLVPGQHYGLRAYGPYRPDQGHRFNPNKLLLDPYARRLTGHPVWHDALMGYEVDTPRQDLSFDRRDSAPYMPRAVVVAPSFDWGDDRAPDTALTDTVIYEAHVKGLTARHPRVPSPGTFRALASDPMLEHYDRLGITAIELLPVQAFLNDRFLVEKGLTNYWGYQTLGFFAPEPRYMETGDIAEFQRMVSRLHAAGIEVILDVVYNHTCEGNEFGPTLSFRGLDNASYYRLLPEDRRYYINDTGTGNTVNAGHPMVLRLIMDSLRYWVEVMHVDGFRFDLAATLGRTQAGFDQRAAFFQAVRQDPVLSRVKLIAEPWDIGPGGYQLGAFPAPFLEWNDRFRDGVRRFWREEPGRVPDLAGRLVGSAPQFDHSGRPATSSVNFLTAHDGFTLTDVVSYNQKHNDANGEGGRDGHNANYSDNMGVEGPTTDSAIRAARAQRRRNMMATLLLSQGTPMILAGDELGNSQQGNNNAYCQDNATSWIDWQAVDDAFLAFTAEMIAFRREHPILRQQMFLHSRERAIDHIEDLFWRRADGNPMRRADWEDPDLRLLTVELRTASGTPAYGALEYALFAVFNAGEATTVVIPEAPAGQGWSLHVETSRPGQPPIPVADHLEMPAHAVAVLVLEHVL, encoded by the coding sequence ATGACGATCCCCACGATGATGACCGCCGGGCGGCCCGATCCGCTGGGTGCCAGTTTCGACGGCGACGGCGTCAACTTTGCCGTCTTTTCCGAAAACGCAAGCCGCATGGTGCTGTGCCTGTTCGACGACAGGACGGGCGAGGAGGTTGCCCGGCTCGATTTCCCCGAGCGCACCCACCATGTCTGGCACGGTTATGTCGAGGGGCTGGTGCCCGGGCAGCATTACGGGCTGCGCGCCTATGGCCCCTACCGGCCCGACCAGGGGCACCGCTTCAACCCCAACAAGCTGTTGCTTGATCCCTATGCCCGCCGTCTGACCGGCCATCCGGTCTGGCATGATGCGCTGATGGGGTACGAGGTCGACACGCCGCGGCAGGATCTCAGCTTTGACCGGCGCGACAGCGCGCCCTACATGCCGCGCGCCGTGGTCGTGGCCCCAAGCTTTGACTGGGGGGACGACAGGGCGCCCGACACCGCGCTGACCGACACCGTGATCTACGAGGCGCATGTAAAGGGTCTGACCGCCCGGCACCCGCGCGTGCCGTCGCCCGGCACCTTCCGCGCGCTCGCCTCTGACCCGATGCTGGAACATTACGACCGGCTGGGCATCACCGCGATCGAGCTTTTGCCGGTGCAGGCGTTCCTGAACGACCGGTTCCTTGTTGAAAAGGGGCTGACCAACTACTGGGGCTACCAGACGCTCGGCTTCTTCGCGCCAGAGCCGCGCTATATGGAAACCGGCGATATTGCCGAGTTCCAGCGAATGGTTTCGCGGCTGCACGCCGCGGGGATCGAGGTGATCCTCGACGTGGTCTACAACCATACCTGCGAGGGCAACGAATTCGGCCCGACGCTGTCCTTCCGCGGGCTGGACAATGCCAGCTATTACCGCCTGCTGCCCGAGGACCGGCGTTACTACATCAACGACACCGGCACCGGAAACACGGTCAATGCCGGTCATCCGATGGTGCTGCGGCTGATCATGGACAGCCTGCGCTATTGGGTGGAGGTGATGCATGTGGACGGCTTCCGCTTCGATCTGGCCGCCACGCTGGGGCGCACCCAGGCGGGCTTTGACCAGCGGGCCGCGTTCTTTCAGGCCGTGCGGCAGGACCCGGTCCTGTCCCGCGTCAAACTGATCGCGGAGCCTTGGGATATCGGCCCCGGCGGGTATCAGCTTGGGGCGTTCCCCGCGCCGTTTCTGGAATGGAATGACAGGTTCCGGGACGGTGTGCGCCGGTTCTGGCGGGAAGAACCGGGCCGTGTGCCCGATCTGGCCGGGCGGTTGGTGGGCTCTGCCCCGCAATTCGACCATTCGGGGCGTCCCGCGACCAGTTCGGTCAATTTCCTGACCGCCCATGACGGGTTCACGCTGACCGATGTCGTCAGCTACAACCAAAAGCATAACGACGCCAATGGCGAGGGCGGGCGCGACGGTCACAACGCCAATTACTCCGACAACATGGGGGTCGAGGGGCCGACCACCGACAGCGCGATCCGGGCGGCCCGGGCGCAGCGGCGGCGCAACATGATGGCTACGCTGCTGCTCAGCCAGGGGACGCCGATGATCCTTGCCGGTGACGAGTTGGGCAATTCGCAGCAGGGCAACAACAACGCCTATTGCCAGGATAACGCGACCTCGTGGATCGACTGGCAGGCGGTGGATGATGCATTTCTGGCCTTCACCGCCGAGATGATCGCCTTCCGCCGGGAACATCCGATCCTGCGTCAGCAGATGTTCCTGCATTCCCGCGAACGGGCCATCGACCATATCGAGGATCTGTTCTGGCGGCGCGCCGACGGCAACCCTATGCGTCGCGCCGATTGGGAAGACCCGGATCTGCGCCTGCTGACGGTGGAGTTGCGCACGGCCTCTGGCACGCCGGCCTATGGTGCGCTGGAATATGCCCTGTTCGCCGTGTTCAACGCGGGCGAGGCAACAACGGTGGTCATCCCCGAGGCGCCCGCCGGGCAGGGATGGAGCCTGCATGTCGAGACATCGCGCCCCGGTCAGCCGCCGATCCCGGTGGCCGACCACCTTGAAATGCCCGCCCACGCCGTTGCCGTTCTGGTGCTGGAGCATGTTCTGTGA
- the glgA gene encoding glycogen synthase GlgA: MIRVLSVASECVPLVKTGGLADVVGALPGALATEDVDMRVLLPGYPAVLSAVRATETVWDAPDLFGGPAQVLAGQAGGLSVYILDAPHLYNRDGGPYVDLVGKDWPDNDVRFAALSWMGAQIGAEGAGDWQPDVVHCHDWQAGLTPVYLKARGVDRPTVMTVHNIAFRGITPADRLSALALPVWAFQPDGMEFYGQISALKAGLVYAWKVTTVSPTYARELTTPDFGEGLDGVIRSRGGDLVGVLNGIDETVWDPATDPHISPFKQPRGKIKAKKALVEEMGLPQGDGPLCIVVSRMTAQKGLDLLLQAMPTLLARGGRLAMLGSGDAGLEAAWLRAADNHPEVAVRIGYDEPLSHRMMAGGDGIIVPSRFEPCGLTQLYGLRYGTVPVVARTGGLADTVIDANPAALNAGVATGVQFAPVSAGALSAALDRFCDLYYQPKIYAQLQRNGMRAPFGWAQSAAEYAALYRGILPAT, encoded by the coding sequence ATGATCCGCGTCCTGTCGGTCGCCTCCGAATGCGTGCCGCTGGTCAAGACCGGCGGTCTGGCCGATGTGGTGGGCGCCTTGCCCGGCGCGCTGGCTACGGAGGATGTCGACATGCGCGTCCTGCTGCCGGGCTACCCGGCGGTTCTGTCGGCGGTGCGTGCGACCGAAACGGTCTGGGATGCGCCCGACCTGTTCGGCGGGCCGGCACAGGTGTTGGCCGGGCAGGCAGGCGGGCTGTCGGTCTATATCCTCGATGCGCCGCATCTCTATAACCGCGATGGCGGGCCTTATGTCGATCTCGTCGGCAAGGACTGGCCCGACAACGATGTCCGCTTTGCCGCGCTTTCGTGGATGGGCGCGCAGATCGGGGCAGAGGGGGCCGGCGACTGGCAACCCGATGTGGTTCATTGCCACGACTGGCAGGCCGGGCTGACGCCGGTCTATTTGAAGGCCCGCGGGGTGGACCGCCCAACGGTGATGACCGTGCACAACATCGCCTTTCGGGGCATCACGCCGGCGGATCGGCTGTCGGCGCTTGCCCTGCCGGTCTGGGCGTTTCAGCCCGACGGGATGGAGTTCTACGGCCAGATCTCCGCGCTCAAGGCCGGGCTGGTCTATGCGTGGAAGGTGACCACCGTCAGCCCGACCTATGCCCGCGAATTGACGACCCCCGATTTCGGTGAGGGGCTTGATGGCGTGATCCGCTCCCGCGGGGGGGACCTTGTGGGCGTGCTGAACGGCATTGACGAAACGGTCTGGGACCCTGCGACCGACCCCCATATTTCCCCGTTCAAACAGCCTCGCGGCAAGATCAAGGCGAAGAAGGCCCTGGTCGAGGAGATGGGCCTGCCGCAGGGCGACGGGCCGCTTTGCATCGTTGTCTCGCGGATGACGGCGCAAAAGGGGCTCGACCTGCTGTTGCAGGCGATGCCGACGCTTCTGGCCCGGGGCGGGCGTCTGGCGATGCTGGGGTCCGGCGATGCAGGGCTGGAGGCGGCTTGGCTACGGGCCGCCGACAACCACCCCGAGGTCGCGGTGCGCATCGGCTATGACGAACCGCTCTCGCACCGGATGATGGCGGGCGGCGACGGGATCATCGTGCCGTCGCGGTTCGAACCCTGCGGCCTGACGCAGCTTTACGGGCTGAGATACGGCACCGTGCCCGTGGTCGCCCGGACCGGCGGGCTGGCCGATACGGTGATCGACGCCAACCCCGCGGCGCTGAATGCCGGTGTGGCTACCGGCGTGCAGTTCGCGCCCGTTTCGGCCGGGGCGCTTTCGGCGGCCCTCGACCGGTTCTGCGATCTTTATTACCAACCGAAAATCTACGCGCAGCTTCAGCGCAACGGCATGCGGGCCCCGTTCGGCTGGGCCCAGTCCGCGGCCGAGTATGCCGCGCTTTACCGGGGGATTCTGCCCGCAACATGA
- the glgC gene encoding glucose-1-phosphate adenylyltransferase: MEMRYSRLSSRSMAFVLAGGRGSRLRELTDSRAKPAVYFGGKTRIVDFALSNALNSGIRKMAVATQYKAHSLIRHCQRGWNFFRAERNEYLDILPASQRVAENKWYLGTADAVTQNIDIVDSYGVDYVLILAGDHIYKMDYEIMLRQHVANGADVTVGCLTVAKEEASAFGVMAVDETDRITDFVEKPADPPTMPSDPTMCLASMGIYVFDWKFLRDLLIRDAEDPNSSHDFGGDLIPHIVKTGKAMAHRFTDSCVKDREDAPAYWRDVGTVDAFWKANIDLTDFTPDLNLWDTNWPIWTYSESVPPAKFVHDEEDRRGSAVSSMVSGGCIISGTEVRNSLLFTKVHTNSYSVLDHAVVLPYVEVGRHARLKNVVIDRGVIIPQGLVVGEDPEEDAKWFRVSDNGITLITQKMLDRRAAG, encoded by the coding sequence ATGGAAATGCGTTACAGTCGGCTGTCCAGCCGCAGCATGGCATTCGTGCTTGCAGGTGGTAGGGGCAGCCGGCTTAGGGAATTGACGGACAGCCGCGCAAAGCCCGCGGTCTATTTCGGCGGCAAGACCCGGATCGTCGATTTCGCCCTGTCCAACGCGCTGAATTCCGGCATCCGCAAGATGGCGGTGGCGACGCAATACAAGGCCCACAGCCTGATCCGCCATTGCCAGCGCGGCTGGAACTTCTTCCGCGCGGAGCGGAACGAATATCTCGACATCCTGCCCGCATCGCAGCGGGTGGCAGAGAACAAATGGTATCTGGGCACGGCCGATGCGGTGACCCAGAATATCGACATCGTCGACAGCTACGGCGTCGACTACGTCCTGATCCTGGCGGGCGACCACATCTACAAGATGGATTACGAGATCATGCTGCGCCAGCATGTGGCAAACGGCGCGGACGTGACCGTGGGCTGCCTGACCGTTGCAAAGGAGGAGGCGAGCGCCTTTGGCGTGATGGCCGTGGACGAAACCGATCGGATCACCGATTTCGTCGAAAAGCCGGCCGATCCCCCGACCATGCCGTCCGACCCGACGATGTGCCTGGCCTCGATGGGCATCTACGTCTTCGACTGGAAATTCCTGCGCGATCTGCTGATCCGGGATGCCGAGGACCCCAATTCCAGCCACGATTTCGGCGGCGACCTGATCCCCCACATCGTCAAGACCGGCAAGGCGATGGCCCACCGCTTCACCGATTCCTGCGTGAAGGACCGCGAAGACGCCCCCGCCTATTGGCGCGACGTCGGAACGGTGGATGCGTTCTGGAAGGCCAATATCGACCTGACCGACTTCACGCCCGACCTGAACCTGTGGGACACCAACTGGCCGATCTGGACCTATTCGGAATCGGTGCCGCCCGCGAAATTCGTCCATGACGAGGAAGACCGCCGCGGGTCTGCCGTGTCGTCCATGGTGTCGGGGGGCTGCATCATCTCGGGGACAGAGGTGCGCAACTCGCTCCTTTTCACCAAGGTGCACACCAACTCCTACTCGGTGCTCGATCATGCGGTGGTCCTGCCCTACGTGGAGGTCGGGCGGCATGCCCGGCTGAAGAATGTCGTCATCGACCGCGGCGTGATCATTCCGCAAGGTCTGGTCGTGGGCGAGGATCCGGAGGAAGACGCCAAATGGTTCCGCGTAAGCGACAACGGGATCACCCTGATCACCCAGAAGATGCTGGACCGGAGGGCCGCCGGATGA
- the glgB gene encoding 1,4-alpha-glucan branching protein GlgB — MTATPTTQTAFPSPSDARRLQEGTHDDPFAVLGPHVLEGVRHVVAFLPGLAALHAVVGKECIALTRHADAPDLFSGPVPGQGAYTLSATDGAGTSWDFEDPYRFGPVIGEMDEYLLGEGTHRRLWQVLGAHTLTHEGVQGTHFAVWAPNALRVSVVGPFNNWDGRRHPMRRRGTTGVWELFLPGIVEGECYKYEILGQGGNVLPLKADPVGFGAEHPPRTASVVRDISGYGWHDTDWMDSRTGCNARTAPISVYEVHLGSWKRIAQEGNRPLSYKEAAEELVDYVADMGFTHIEFLPLSEHPFDGSWGYQPVGLFAPTIRHGPPHEFRDLIDAAHRKGLGVILDWVPAHFPTDAHGLGQFDGTALYEHADPREGFHHDWNTLIYNYGRTEVANFLYSNALFWLEEYHIDGLRVDAVASMLYRDYSRKEGEWIPNRHGGRENLEAIAMLQTMNTVTYGEVPGIMTVAEESTSFPGVSQPVDTGGLGFGYKWNMGWMNDTLDYFAREPVHRKFHHHQLTFGLLYAFSENFILPISHDEVVHGKGSMLSKMPGPDWEQFANLRAYYGFMWGHPGKKLLFMGQEFAQRAEWDAAGQLDWGVLGAQWHAGVQRLVRDLNTFYRATPALHVKDCEGDGFQWIEANAGDISVYAWQRKGGPDDPPVVVIANLTPVERPGYRLGLPRAGRWRETLNTDAAIYGGGNRGNMGGITATDTPHQAMPASAEVTLPPLSVLYLMPEEA, encoded by the coding sequence ATGACAGCGACCCCGACGACCCAAACGGCCTTTCCGTCTCCCTCTGATGCGCGGCGTCTGCAGGAGGGCACCCATGACGACCCGTTTGCGGTTCTGGGGCCGCATGTCTTGGAAGGTGTGCGCCATGTGGTGGCGTTTCTGCCCGGGCTGGCAGCGCTGCACGCGGTCGTCGGCAAGGAGTGTATCGCCCTGACGCGCCATGCCGACGCGCCGGACCTGTTTTCGGGTCCGGTTCCGGGGCAGGGGGCCTATACGCTGTCAGCGACCGATGGCGCTGGCACGTCCTGGGATTTCGAAGATCCCTACCGCTTTGGCCCGGTCATCGGCGAGATGGACGAATACCTTCTGGGCGAAGGCACCCATCGCCGTCTGTGGCAGGTTCTGGGTGCCCATACCCTGACGCATGAGGGGGTGCAGGGCACCCATTTCGCCGTCTGGGCGCCGAACGCGCTGCGTGTATCGGTCGTCGGTCCGTTCAACAACTGGGACGGGCGGCGCCATCCGATGCGGCGGCGGGGCACCACCGGCGTGTGGGAGTTGTTCCTGCCCGGCATCGTCGAGGGTGAGTGCTACAAGTACGAGATCCTGGGGCAGGGCGGCAATGTCCTGCCGCTGAAGGCTGACCCGGTGGGTTTCGGCGCCGAACATCCGCCGAGGACGGCGAGCGTGGTGCGCGATATCTCCGGCTATGGCTGGCATGACACCGACTGGATGGACAGCCGCACGGGGTGCAACGCCCGCACCGCGCCGATCTCGGTCTACGAGGTGCATCTGGGAAGCTGGAAGCGCATCGCGCAAGAGGGCAACCGCCCGCTATCCTATAAGGAAGCGGCAGAGGAGTTGGTCGACTATGTCGCTGACATGGGCTTCACGCATATCGAGTTTCTGCCGCTTTCCGAACACCCGTTCGACGGCTCATGGGGCTATCAGCCGGTGGGGTTGTTTGCGCCCACGATCCGCCACGGGCCGCCGCACGAATTCCGCGACCTGATCGACGCGGCCCACCGCAAGGGGCTGGGCGTGATCCTTGACTGGGTGCCAGCGCATTTCCCGACCGATGCGCACGGGCTGGGCCAGTTTGACGGCACCGCGCTTTACGAACATGCCGACCCGCGCGAGGGGTTCCACCACGACTGGAACACGCTGATCTACAATTACGGCCGGACCGAGGTTGCGAACTTCCTCTACTCCAACGCGCTCTTCTGGCTGGAGGAATACCATATCGACGGGCTGCGCGTGGATGCCGTGGCCTCGATGCTCTACCGCGACTATTCCCGGAAGGAAGGGGAGTGGATTCCCAACCGCCACGGCGGGCGCGAAAACCTTGAAGCCATCGCCATGCTGCAGACCATGAACACGGTCACCTATGGCGAGGTGCCGGGGATCATGACCGTGGCCGAGGAAAGCACGTCTTTCCCCGGCGTGTCACAGCCCGTGGATACCGGGGGCCTTGGCTTCGGTTACAAATGGAACATGGGCTGGATGAACGACACGCTCGACTATTTCGCGCGTGAACCGGTCCACCGGAAGTTCCACCACCACCAGTTGACCTTCGGGCTGCTTTACGCGTTTTCGGAAAACTTCATCCTGCCGATCAGCCATGACGAGGTCGTGCACGGCAAGGGCAGCATGCTGTCGAAGATGCCCGGCCCCGATTGGGAGCAGTTCGCCAACCTGCGCGCCTATTACGGCTTCATGTGGGGCCATCCGGGCAAGAAGCTTCTGTTCATGGGGCAGGAATTCGCCCAGCGCGCCGAATGGGACGCGGCCGGGCAGTTGGACTGGGGCGTTCTGGGCGCCCAGTGGCATGCCGGGGTTCAGCGGCTGGTGCGCGATCTGAACACCTTCTACCGGGCCACACCCGCGCTCCATGTCAAGGATTGCGAGGGCGACGGCTTTCAGTGGATCGAGGCCAATGCCGGCGACATCTCGGTCTATGCCTGGCAGCGCAAGGGCGGGCCGGACGATCCGCCGGTGGTCGTCATCGCCAACCTGACCCCTGTCGAACGGCCCGGCTATCGCCTTGGCCTGCCGCGGGCCGGGCGCTGGCGCGAGACGCTGAATACCGATGCTGCGATCTATGGCGGTGGCAATCGCGGCAATATGGGGGGCATCACGGCCACGGATACCCCGCATCAGGCCATGCCCGCGTCGGCCGAGGTGACGCTTCCGCCGCTTTCGGTGCTTTATCTCATGCCGGAGGAGGCGTGA